In Bradyrhizobium sp. 1(2017), one DNA window encodes the following:
- the rplV gene encoding 50S ribosomal protein L22: MSKPKRERSLADNEAKAVARMLRVSPQKLNLVAQLIRGRKASAALADLQFSRKRIAVDVKKCLESAIANAENNHDLDVDDLVVAQAFVGNGLVMKRFAARGRGRSGRVYKPFSQLTIIVRQVEAEAAA; the protein is encoded by the coding sequence ATGAGCAAACCTAAGCGCGAACGGAGCCTCGCGGACAACGAGGCCAAGGCGGTCGCCCGGATGCTGCGGGTGAGCCCGCAGAAGCTCAACCTGGTCGCCCAGCTCATTCGCGGCCGGAAAGCGTCTGCCGCGCTCGCCGACCTGCAGTTTTCGCGCAAGCGGATCGCGGTCGACGTGAAGAAGTGCCTGGAATCGGCTATCGCCAATGCCGAGAACAATCACGACCTCGACGTCGATGACCTCGTCGTGGCGCAGGCCTTCGTCGGCAACGGCCTCGTGATGAAGCGCTTCGCCGCCCGCGGCCGTGGCCGTTCGGGCCGTGTCTACAAACCATTTTCGCAGCTGACGATCATCGTTCGTCAGGTCGAAGCCGAAGCAGCCGCTTAA
- the rpsS gene encoding 30S ribosomal protein S19 — protein MVRSVWKGPFVEGSLLKKADAARASGRHDVIKIWSRRSTILPQFVGLTFGVYNGQKHVPVAVNEEMVGHKFGEFSPTRTFHGHSGDKKAKKA, from the coding sequence ATGGTTCGTTCAGTCTGGAAAGGCCCGTTCGTCGAGGGTTCTCTGCTCAAGAAGGCAGATGCCGCGCGCGCGTCCGGCCGTCACGACGTCATCAAGATCTGGAGCCGTCGCTCGACGATCCTGCCGCAGTTCGTCGGTCTGACCTTCGGCGTCTACAACGGTCAGAAGCACGTGCCGGTGGCGGTCAACGAGGAAATGGTCGGTCACAAGTTCGGCGAGTTCTCGCCGACCCGGACCTTCCATGGCCACTCCGGCGACAAGAAAGCCAAGAAGGCTTGA
- the rplB gene encoding 50S ribosomal protein L2 produces MALKKFNPTTPGQRQLVMVDRSALYKGKPVKALTEGKHSSGGRNNTGRITVRFRGGGHKKTLRAVDFKREKVDVPATVERLEYDPNRTGFIALIKYQDGEQAYILAPQRLAVGDTIIAGNYVDVKPGNVMPLGNMPVGTIIHNIEVKIGKGGQLARSAGTYAQLVGRDQDYVIIRLNSGEQRLVHGRCRGTIGAVSNPDHMNTSIGKAGRNRWLGRKPHNRGVSMNPIDHPHGGGEGRTSGGRHPVTPWGKPTKGKKTRTNKSTNKFILLSRHKRKK; encoded by the coding sequence ATGGCACTGAAGAAATTCAATCCCACGACGCCGGGCCAGCGCCAGCTGGTCATGGTCGATCGTTCGGCCCTCTACAAGGGCAAGCCGGTCAAGGCGCTCACCGAGGGCAAGCACTCGTCGGGCGGCCGCAACAACACTGGTCGCATCACCGTGCGTTTCCGTGGCGGCGGTCACAAGAAGACGCTGCGCGCCGTGGATTTCAAGCGCGAGAAGGTCGACGTCCCCGCGACCGTCGAGCGGCTCGAATACGATCCGAACCGCACCGGCTTCATCGCCCTGATCAAGTATCAGGACGGCGAGCAGGCCTACATCCTGGCGCCGCAGCGCCTGGCCGTGGGTGACACCATCATCGCCGGCAACTATGTCGACGTGAAGCCGGGTAACGTCATGCCGCTGGGCAACATGCCGGTCGGCACGATCATCCACAACATCGAGGTCAAGATCGGGAAGGGCGGCCAGCTCGCTCGTTCCGCGGGCACCTACGCCCAGCTTGTCGGTCGCGATCAGGACTACGTGATCATCCGCCTGAACTCGGGCGAGCAGCGCCTGGTGCACGGCCGTTGCCGCGGCACGATCGGCGCTGTGTCGAACCCGGATCATATGAACACCTCGATCGGCAAGGCCGGCCGCAACCGTTGGCTGGGCCGCAAGCCGCATAACCGCGGCGTTTCGATGAACCCGATCGACCATCCGCACGGCGGTGGTGAAGGTCGTACCTCGGGCGGTCGCCACCCGGTCACCCCGTGGGGCAAGCCGACCAAGGGCAAGAAGACCCGCACCAACAAGTCGACTAACAAATTCATTCTCCTAAGCCGCCATAAGCGGAAGAAGTAA
- a CDS encoding 50S ribosomal protein L23: MTKNIEPRHYDVILSPVVTEKATIASEHNKVLFKVAAKATKPQIKEAIEKLFDVKVKSVNTLVRKGKVKAFRGNLGSQSNTKRAIVTLEEGHRIDVTTGL; this comes from the coding sequence ATGACGAAGAACATCGAGCCTCGCCATTACGACGTGATCCTGTCGCCGGTCGTGACCGAAAAGGCGACGATCGCCTCGGAGCACAACAAGGTGCTGTTCAAGGTGGCCGCGAAGGCGACCAAGCCGCAGATCAAGGAAGCGATCGAGAAGCTGTTCGACGTCAAGGTCAAGAGCGTCAACACGCTGGTCCGCAAGGGCAAGGTCAAGGCCTTCCGCGGCAATCTCGGTTCGCAGTCGAACACCAAGCGCGCGATCGTGACCCTCGAAGAGGGCCACCGGATCGACGTCACCACCGGTCTGTAA
- the rplD gene encoding 50S ribosomal protein L4, which translates to MELKVTTLEGKEAGSVQLSDAIFGLEPREDIIARCVQWQLNKRQAGTHKAKGRAEIWRTGKKMYKQKGTGGARHGSARVPQFRGGGRAFGPVVRSHATDLPKKVRALALKHALSAKAKDGDLVVIEKAALEAAKTKALLGHFSGLGLTNALIIDGAELNNGFAAAARNIPNMDVLPIQGINVYDILRRQKLVLTKAAIDALEARFK; encoded by the coding sequence ATGGAATTGAAGGTCACCACCCTCGAAGGTAAGGAAGCCGGCTCGGTCCAGCTTTCCGACGCCATTTTCGGTCTCGAGCCGCGCGAGGACATCATCGCACGCTGTGTGCAGTGGCAGCTCAACAAGCGCCAGGCCGGCACGCACAAGGCCAAGGGCCGCGCCGAGATCTGGCGTACCGGCAAGAAGATGTACAAGCAGAAGGGCACCGGCGGTGCTCGTCACGGCTCGGCCCGCGTGCCGCAGTTCCGTGGCGGTGGCCGCGCCTTCGGTCCGGTGGTGCGTTCGCACGCCACCGACCTGCCGAAGAAGGTCCGCGCCCTCGCGCTGAAGCATGCGCTCTCGGCCAAGGCCAAGGACGGCGATCTCGTCGTGATCGAGAAGGCCGCGCTGGAAGCCGCCAAGACCAAGGCGCTGCTCGGTCACTTCTCGGGCCTGGGGCTCACCAATGCGCTGATCATCGACGGCGCCGAGCTCAACAACGGTTTTGCCGCCGCGGCCCGCAACATCCCGAACATGGACGTGCTGCCGATCCAGGGCATCAACGTCTATGACATCCTGCGCCGTCAGAAGCTCGTTCTGACCAAGGCTGCCATCGATGCGCTGGAGGCGCGCTTCAAATGA
- the rplC gene encoding 50S ribosomal protein L3 produces MRSGVIAQKVGMTRVFTEAGEHIPVTVLKLGNCQVVGHRTEEKNGYVALQLGSGSRKTVYMPKAERGQFAVAKVEPKRRVEEFRVSQDAMIPVGAEIQADHFVVGQFVDVTGTSVGKGFAGGMKRWNFGGLRATHGVSISHRSIGSTGGRQDPGKTWKNKKMPGHMGVDRITTLNLRVVQTDVERGLILVEGAVPGSKGGWIRVRDAVKKPLPKEAPKPGKFKVAGDAEAAPAAQEA; encoded by the coding sequence ATGCGCTCCGGAGTGATCGCACAAAAGGTCGGGATGACGCGGGTCTTTACGGAGGCCGGCGAACATATCCCCGTGACCGTGCTGAAGCTCGGCAATTGCCAGGTCGTAGGCCACCGCACCGAAGAGAAGAACGGTTACGTCGCGCTCCAGCTTGGTTCTGGCAGCCGCAAGACCGTTTACATGCCCAAGGCAGAGCGCGGCCAGTTCGCGGTCGCCAAGGTCGAGCCGAAGCGCCGGGTCGAGGAATTCCGCGTTTCCCAGGACGCGATGATCCCGGTCGGCGCCGAGATCCAGGCCGACCACTTCGTCGTCGGCCAGTTCGTCGATGTCACCGGCACCTCGGTCGGTAAGGGCTTCGCCGGCGGCATGAAGCGCTGGAACTTCGGCGGTTTGCGCGCCACGCACGGTGTGTCGATCTCGCACCGCTCGATCGGTTCGACCGGTGGCCGTCAGGACCCCGGCAAGACCTGGAAGAACAAGAAGATGCCCGGCCACATGGGTGTCGATCGCATCACCACGCTCAACCTTCGCGTCGTCCAGACCGATGTCGAGCGCGGCCTGATCCTCGTCGAAGGCGCCGTTCCCGGCTCCAAGGGCGGCTGGATCCGCGTGCGCGACGCCGTCAAGAAGCCGCTGCCGAAGGAAGCTCCGAAGCCCGGCAAGTTCAAGGTTGCTGGCGACGCGGAAGCCGCTCCGGCTGCGCAGGAGGCGTGA
- the rpsJ gene encoding 30S ribosomal protein S10, producing the protein MNGQNIRIRLKAFDHRILDTSTREIVNTAKRTGAQVRGPIPLPTRIEKFTVNRSPHVDKKSREQFEMRTHKRLLDIVDPTPQTVDALMKLDLAAGVDVEIKL; encoded by the coding sequence ATGAACGGCCAAAACATTCGTATCCGTCTCAAGGCGTTCGACCATCGTATCCTCGATACGTCGACCCGCGAGATCGTGAACACGGCGAAGCGCACCGGCGCGCAGGTCCGCGGACCCATTCCGCTGCCCACCCGCATCGAGAAGTTCACCGTCAACCGTTCGCCCCACGTCGACAAGAAGAGCCGCGAACAGTTCGAGATGCGCACTCACAAGCGTCTGCTCGACATCGTCGATCCGACCCCGCAGACCGTCGATGCTTTGATGAAGCTCGATCTGGCCGCCGGTGTCGACGTCGAGATCAAGCTCTGA
- the tuf gene encoding elongation factor Tu has product MAKAKFERNKPHCNIGTIGHVDHGKTSLTAAITKVLAEAGGATFTAYDQIDKAPEEKARGITISTAHVEYETPNRHYAHVDCPGHADYVKNMITGAAQMDGAILVVSAADGPMPQTREHILLARQVGVPALVVFLNKCDMVDDPELLELVELEVRELLSKYEFPGDKIPIIKGSALAALEDSDKKLGHDAILELMKNVDEYIPQPERPIDQPFLMPVEDVFSISGRGTVVTGRVERGVVKVGEEIEIVGLRATQKTTVTGVEMFRKLLDQGQAGDNIGALLRGTKREDVERGQVLAKPGSVKPHTKFKAEAYILTKEEGGRHTPFFTNYRPQFYFRTTDVTGVVHLPEGTEMVMPGDNIAMEVHLIVPIAMEEKLRFAIREGGRTVGAGVVASIIE; this is encoded by the coding sequence ATGGCCAAAGCAAAGTTTGAACGTAACAAGCCGCACTGCAACATCGGCACCATCGGTCACGTCGACCATGGCAAGACGTCGCTGACCGCGGCGATCACCAAGGTTCTCGCCGAAGCCGGCGGCGCGACGTTCACCGCGTACGACCAGATCGACAAGGCGCCGGAAGAGAAGGCGCGCGGCATCACCATCTCGACCGCGCACGTCGAGTACGAGACGCCGAACCGCCACTACGCCCACGTCGACTGCCCCGGCCACGCCGACTACGTGAAGAACATGATCACCGGCGCCGCGCAGATGGACGGCGCGATCCTGGTCGTGTCGGCCGCTGACGGCCCGATGCCGCAGACCCGCGAGCACATCCTGCTCGCCCGCCAGGTCGGCGTGCCCGCGCTGGTCGTGTTCCTCAACAAGTGCGACATGGTCGACGACCCGGAGCTGCTCGAGCTCGTCGAGCTCGAAGTCCGCGAACTGCTCTCGAAGTACGAATTCCCCGGCGACAAGATCCCGATCATCAAGGGTTCGGCGCTGGCCGCTCTCGAAGATTCGGACAAGAAGCTCGGCCACGACGCCATCCTCGAGCTGATGAAGAACGTCGACGAGTACATCCCGCAGCCGGAGCGTCCGATCGACCAGCCGTTCCTGATGCCGGTTGAAGACGTGTTCTCGATCTCGGGCCGCGGCACCGTGGTGACCGGTCGTGTCGAGCGCGGCGTCGTCAAGGTCGGCGAGGAAATCGAGATCGTCGGTCTGCGTGCGACCCAGAAGACGACCGTCACCGGCGTCGAAATGTTCCGCAAGCTGCTCGATCAGGGCCAGGCCGGCGACAACATCGGCGCTCTGCTCCGCGGCACCAAGCGCGAGGACGTCGAGCGCGGCCAGGTTCTGGCCAAGCCCGGTTCGGTCAAGCCGCACACCAAGTTCAAGGCGGAAGCCTACATCCTCACCAAGGAAGAGGGCGGTCGCCACACCCCGTTCTTCACCAACTACCGTCCGCAGTTCTACTTCCGCACCACCGACGTGACCGGTGTCGTGCACCTGCCGGAAGGCACCGAGATGGTGATGCCGGGCGACAACATCGCGATGGAAGTGCACCTGATCGTGCCGATCGCGATGGAAGAGAAGCTCCGCTTCGCGATCCGCGAAGGCGGCCGCACCGTCGGCGCCGGCGTCGTCGCCTCGATCATCGAGTAA
- the fusA gene encoding elongation factor G: MPRVHAIENYRNFGIMAHIDAGKTTTTERILYYTGKSHKIGEVHEGAATMDWMEQEQERGITITSAATTAFWNGKRLNIIDTPGHVDFTIEVERSLRVLDGAVCVLDSNQGVEPQTETVWRQGDKYKVPRIVFANKMDKTGADFFKCLADIVDRLGAKPIAIQLPIGAENNFKGLVDLVKMQGIIWNDESLGAKFDYVDIPEDMVDQAKEYREKMVEAAVELDDDAMAAYLDGKEPDEATLKRLLRKAVLTGAFYPVLCGSAFKNKGVQPLLDAVVDYLPSPIDVPAIKGTDDAGNEVVRKADDKEPLALLAFKIMDDPFVGTITFCRIYSGVLQSGTGVVNSTREKKERIGRMLLMHANNREDIKEAYAGDIVALAGLKEARTGDTLCDPDKQVILEKMEFPEPVIEIAIEPKSKADQEKLGVALAKLAAEDPSFRVSTDQESGQTILKGMGELHLDIKVDILKRTYKVDANIGAPQVAFRERVTKKAEVKYTHKKQTGGTGQFAEVSIVVEPNEPGKGYEFESKIVGGAVPKEYIPGVEKGLNSVMSSGVVAGFPVVDVKVQLVDGKYHDVDSSALAFEIASRAAFREALQKGKSVLLEPIMKVEVVTPEDYTGSVIGDLNSRRGQIQGQDMRGNANVINAMVPLMNMFGYVNNLRSMSQGRATFTMQFDHYAEAPANVSAEVQKKFA; this comes from the coding sequence ATGCCTCGCGTTCATGCCATAGAGAACTACCGCAATTTCGGTATCATGGCGCATATCGATGCCGGCAAGACCACGACCACCGAGCGCATCCTCTATTACACCGGCAAGAGCCACAAGATCGGCGAAGTGCACGAAGGTGCCGCGACGATGGACTGGATGGAGCAGGAGCAGGAGCGTGGCATCACGATCACCTCGGCTGCGACCACCGCGTTCTGGAACGGCAAGCGCCTGAACATCATCGACACTCCCGGCCACGTCGACTTCACCATCGAAGTCGAGCGTTCGCTGCGCGTGCTCGACGGCGCCGTCTGCGTGCTCGACTCGAACCAGGGCGTCGAACCCCAGACCGAGACCGTCTGGCGCCAGGGCGACAAGTACAAGGTTCCGCGCATCGTCTTCGCCAACAAGATGGACAAGACCGGCGCCGACTTCTTCAAGTGTCTGGCTGACATCGTCGATCGTCTCGGCGCCAAGCCGATTGCGATCCAGCTTCCGATCGGTGCCGAGAACAACTTCAAGGGTCTCGTCGACCTCGTGAAGATGCAGGGCATCATCTGGAACGATGAATCGCTCGGCGCGAAGTTCGACTACGTGGACATTCCGGAAGACATGGTCGACCAGGCCAAGGAATACCGCGAGAAGATGGTGGAAGCCGCCGTCGAGCTCGACGACGACGCCATGGCTGCCTATCTCGACGGCAAGGAGCCGGACGAGGCGACCCTGAAGCGTCTGCTCCGCAAGGCGGTGCTGACCGGCGCGTTCTATCCGGTGCTGTGCGGGTCGGCCTTCAAGAACAAGGGTGTGCAGCCGCTGCTCGACGCCGTCGTCGACTATCTGCCGTCGCCGATCGACGTGCCCGCGATCAAGGGTACCGACGATGCTGGCAACGAGGTCGTGCGCAAGGCGGACGACAAGGAGCCGCTCGCGCTGCTCGCGTTCAAGATCATGGACGACCCGTTCGTCGGCACCATCACCTTCTGCCGCATCTACTCCGGTGTTCTCCAGAGCGGCACCGGCGTCGTCAACTCGACGCGCGAGAAGAAGGAGCGCATCGGCCGCATGCTGTTGATGCATGCGAACAACCGCGAAGACATCAAGGAAGCCTATGCCGGCGACATCGTCGCGCTGGCCGGCCTGAAGGAAGCGCGCACCGGTGACACGCTGTGCGATCCCGACAAGCAGGTGATCCTGGAGAAGATGGAATTCCCCGAGCCGGTCATCGAGATCGCGATCGAACCGAAGTCGAAGGCCGACCAGGAAAAGCTGGGCGTGGCGCTGGCGAAGCTCGCCGCGGAGGATCCGTCCTTCCGCGTGTCGACCGACCAGGAGTCCGGCCAGACCATCCTCAAGGGCATGGGCGAACTCCATCTCGACATCAAGGTCGACATCCTCAAGCGCACCTACAAGGTCGACGCCAACATCGGCGCGCCGCAGGTTGCGTTCCGTGAGCGCGTCACCAAGAAGGCCGAGGTCAAGTACACCCACAAGAAGCAGACCGGCGGTACCGGTCAGTTCGCGGAAGTGTCGATCGTGGTTGAGCCGAACGAGCCCGGCAAGGGCTACGAGTTCGAGTCCAAGATCGTCGGCGGTGCGGTTCCGAAGGAATACATCCCCGGCGTTGAAAAGGGCCTCAACAGCGTGATGAGCTCTGGCGTGGTCGCGGGCTTCCCCGTGGTCGACGTCAAGGTTCAGCTCGTCGACGGCAAGTATCACGACGTCGACTCGTCGGCGCTCGCCTTCGAAATCGCATCGCGCGCGGCATTCCGCGAAGCGCTGCAGAAGGGCAAGTCCGTCCTGCTCGAGCCGATCATGAAGGTCGAAGTGGTGACCCCGGAAGACTACACCGGTTCGGTCATCGGCGACCTGAATTCCCGGCGCGGTCAGATCCAGGGCCAGGACATGCGCGGCAACGCCAACGTCATCAACGCGATGGTGCCGCTCATGAACATGTTCGGTTACGTGAACAACCTGCGCTCGATGAGCCAGGGTCGCGCGACCTTCACCATGCAGTTCGACCACTACGCAGAAGCGCCGGCCAACGTGTCGGCAGAAGTCCAGAAGAAGTTTGCCTGA
- the rpsG gene encoding 30S ribosomal protein S7 has product MSRRHSAEKREVLPDPKFGNIIVTKFMNSVMYAGKKSVAEGIVYGAFGIIESKTKQNPLGVFEQALENVMPTIEVRSRRVGGATYQVPVEVRSTRRQALGIRWLISAARERNEKTMTERLSAELLDASNNRGNAVKKREDVHRMAEANRAFSHYRW; this is encoded by the coding sequence ATGTCTCGTCGCCACTCAGCGGAAAAGCGCGAAGTTCTCCCGGATCCGAAGTTCGGGAACATCATCGTCACGAAGTTCATGAACTCGGTGATGTACGCCGGCAAGAAGTCGGTCGCCGAAGGCATTGTCTACGGTGCGTTCGGTATCATCGAATCCAAGACCAAGCAGAACCCGCTCGGCGTGTTCGAGCAGGCGCTCGAGAACGTCATGCCGACGATCGAGGTTCGCTCCCGCCGCGTCGGCGGCGCGACCTACCAGGTTCCGGTCGAAGTTCGCTCGACCCGCCGCCAGGCGCTGGGCATCCGCTGGCTGATCTCGGCCGCGCGCGAGCGCAACGAGAAGACGATGACTGAGCGGCTCTCGGCTGAGCTGCTGGACGCCTCGAACAACCGCGGCAACGCCGTCAAGAAGCGCGAAGATGTGCACCGGATGGCGGAAGCCAACCGCGCCTTCTCGCACTATCGCTGGTAA
- the rpsL gene encoding 30S ribosomal protein S12 has product MPTINQLIAQPREVQKSRKKVPALQQSPQKRGVCTRVYTTTPKKPNSALRKVAKVRLTNGFEVIGYIPGEGHNLQEHSVVMIRGGRVKDLPGVRYHILRGVLDTQGVKNRKQRRSKYGAKRPK; this is encoded by the coding sequence ATGCCGACGATCAACCAGCTGATCGCTCAACCGCGGGAAGTGCAGAAGTCGCGCAAGAAGGTGCCGGCGCTGCAGCAGTCGCCTCAGAAGCGTGGTGTTTGCACCCGCGTCTACACCACGACCCCGAAGAAGCCGAACTCGGCGCTTCGTAAGGTCGCCAAGGTGCGCCTGACCAACGGCTTCGAGGTGATCGGCTACATCCCCGGCGAGGGCCATAACCTCCAGGAGCACTCGGTGGTCATGATCCGCGGCGGTCGCGTCAAGGACTTGCCGGGCGTGCGCTACCACATCCTCCGCGGCGTTCTGGATACCCAGGGCGTCAAGAACCGTAAGCAGCGTCGTTCGAAGTACGGCGCGAAGCGTCCGAAGTAA